A section of the Sander vitreus isolate 19-12246 chromosome 19, sanVit1, whole genome shotgun sequence genome encodes:
- the pea15 gene encoding astrocytic phosphoprotein PEA-15 produces MAEYSSLLSDLSENITNEDLEQLKSACKEDIPEDQSNNITSCKEWFSYLEKNDKLAQDNLSYIEHIFEISRRPDLLTRVIEYRTTVLKISEDDEIDTKLTRIPSAKKYKDIIRQPSEDEIIKLAPPPKKV; encoded by the exons ATGGCGGAGTACAGCTCTCTGCTCAGCGACCTGTCTGAAAACATCACCAACGAAGACTTGGAGCAGCTCAAGTCGGCCTGCAAGGAGGACATTCCTGAGGACCAGAGCAACAACATCACTTCCTGCAAGGAGTGGTTCAGCTACCTGGAGAAGAACGACAAGCTGGCCCAAG ATAATCTGTCGTACATCGAGCACATCTTCGAGATTTCGCGGCGACCGGACCTGCTGACGAGGGTGATCGAGTACCGCACCACCGTGCTCAAGATCTCTGAGGATGACGAGATCGACACCAAGCTCACACGCATCCCCTCAGCCAAGAAATACAAAG ACATCATCCGCCAGCCCTCTGAAGATGAGATCATCAAGTTGGCCCCGCCTCCTAAAAAAGTGTGA